The following coding sequences lie in one Halomonas sp. 'Soap Lake #6' genomic window:
- a CDS encoding inositol monophosphatase family protein has product MAAYTLEARLALAITIAEEAGRMICEARQEQSFSQRLKSGVELVTDVDVAVDTFISQRLDELFPGEARLSEELSPERALHMPAEQLWVIDPIDGTVNFAQGLRHVAVSIGWMERGVGKVGVVHAPFLGETFSAAQGMGAFCNRQAIKPSGAESLESALVGTGFPYQKEARKKLLPRLAAVLTHCQDIRRNGAAALDLCDVACGRLDAYYETVSPWDFVAGWVIAREAGAQVGRLVDVPEGISEDLYPEQLLVTTPKIYEAMAFLLKEADRV; this is encoded by the coding sequence ATGGCAGCTTATACCCTAGAGGCACGGCTTGCTCTGGCGATCACGATTGCTGAAGAGGCTGGGAGGATGATTTGCGAGGCCCGCCAGGAGCAGAGCTTCAGCCAGCGACTTAAATCTGGCGTTGAGCTAGTCACTGATGTGGATGTCGCCGTTGATACGTTTATCAGTCAGCGTCTAGATGAGCTCTTTCCCGGCGAGGCGAGGCTCAGTGAAGAGCTAAGCCCTGAGCGTGCACTCCACATGCCTGCTGAGCAGCTGTGGGTTATCGATCCCATTGATGGTACGGTTAATTTTGCCCAAGGCCTGCGCCATGTAGCAGTGTCTATCGGCTGGATGGAGCGGGGGGTAGGTAAAGTCGGTGTTGTACACGCGCCTTTTTTAGGTGAGACCTTTAGTGCTGCACAGGGAATGGGCGCCTTTTGTAATCGGCAGGCGATTAAGCCCAGCGGTGCTGAATCTCTGGAAAGTGCATTGGTCGGCACAGGCTTCCCTTACCAAAAAGAAGCTCGTAAAAAACTTTTGCCTCGCTTAGCGGCAGTGTTAACCCATTGCCAAGACATTCGCCGTAATGGTGCCGCTGCGCTGGATTTATGCGATGTGGCTTGCGGGAGGCTGGATGCTTACTACGAAACGGTTTCACCATGGGATTTCGTGGCGGGGTGGGTAATTGCCCGTGAAGCGGGAGCACAAGTAGGCCGCTTGGTAGATGTGCCCGAGGGCATTTCCGAAGACCTCTATCCTGAACAGTTGCTGGTGACCACGCCCAAGATTTATGAGGCGATGGCTTTCCTGTTGAAAGAAGCTGATCGTGTGTAA
- a CDS encoding sulfite exporter TauE/SafE family protein: MIIALLTLLVAGVIKGAIGSGVPVIVIPVLTMLYDVKLAIAVLVAPNLFSNALQVWQYRRHLLPLRFLATFSIAGGLGIVLGTWGLVVLSPTLLSLGVAGAIVMYLAIKLAKRKMVLPFSLAERIVLPVGLLAGILQGAAGMSAPASVTFLNAMRLERQVFIGSISVFFAAITCVQIPALLSTGILTFERILYSLAALLAILVAMPLGSQLGKRLPHHWFDNLIMLLLAGIALKIIADATL; this comes from the coding sequence GTGATTATTGCTCTACTCACGCTGCTAGTCGCAGGGGTTATTAAGGGCGCCATTGGCTCTGGGGTGCCTGTTATCGTCATTCCTGTGTTGACGATGCTCTATGACGTAAAGCTGGCCATTGCAGTGTTAGTGGCGCCGAACCTGTTTAGCAATGCATTGCAGGTATGGCAGTACCGCCGCCATCTTTTACCGCTTAGATTTTTGGCTACGTTTTCCATTGCTGGAGGACTAGGCATTGTGCTCGGCACCTGGGGGTTGGTCGTGCTATCGCCAACCCTTCTGTCCCTAGGGGTCGCGGGGGCTATTGTGATGTATTTAGCTATTAAACTAGCAAAGCGTAAAATGGTACTGCCATTTTCACTGGCCGAGCGTATCGTTCTGCCGGTCGGGCTATTAGCAGGAATTCTACAAGGCGCCGCGGGTATGTCTGCGCCGGCATCAGTGACTTTTCTCAACGCAATGCGCCTGGAACGCCAAGTATTTATCGGCTCTATTTCAGTTTTCTTTGCAGCGATTACCTGCGTACAAATTCCCGCCCTACTAAGTACGGGTATCTTAACGTTTGAGCGCATCCTCTATAGCCTTGCGGCACTACTGGCAATACTGGTGGCGATGCCCTTAGGCTCTCAACTTGGGAAGCGCCTACCCCATCATTGGTTCGATAATTTAATCATGCTGCTGCTTGCGGGCATCGCGTTAAAAATTATCGCTGATGCCACATTATAA